The proteins below are encoded in one region of Spirochaeta isovalerica:
- a CDS encoding BglG family transcription antiterminator: MLRLLLLNEGSLLIDDLAGTFSIGRRTVSRDLDVLDKWLSLKGARLERKQNHGIQVLCFGTDPADLIELINKPDSYLESLPPFKRQKLILLYLLFNNREIKISHMANTFFISDTSVWNDLNQIEKSIGDKDIALERMKGVGIRLRGSESYIRMKFLSTMMEVFSSRTIIPHLYSLKESRESTLEINQFNMLMERLRFPVGNSAVQKQIRRAVSALGYSFTMSGEALLYFYLQLTLHRIKAGAMIVRYNSFRCTPLFFNLAQDILSDLLERVFSGAIPEGEIAQLGMILQVLEIGDLKSVRISNFESMIDDEIRDLTARMIERFGELDKQLYYLNHHMEEVLNLSLASLVIRLENGVPYWHGDWGSSSSEEWRRGEKEEYLSSLLKERCGLDPSGRDLEYILILFQSLIISESEVPPRRIRCLVCCFEGIGLASYLQSVLQREIKGINIIEATAVFKIRQEYIDEKGIELIISTFPISDINIPVIDISLPLNKEKIKKEVASLLPLLAPGRDFEPVIAGEEVSFQEVLNLIQNFMMYRLAEAPDIDRVISSLSAELTGTGKKAKKLEKDFRRREDLGTLEFEDYGIRVLHCRSAAVDGPKAGVVDFEADDRARILFMVAPDPCPEQIRKLLSVITISFLENSSFRRSIISGALKDIRKNLMDIFKDVL, encoded by the coding sequence ATGCTCAGATTACTTCTGTTAAATGAGGGGTCTCTTCTGATTGACGATCTGGCCGGGACCTTTTCTATCGGCCGGAGGACTGTATCCCGCGATCTCGATGTTCTCGACAAGTGGCTCTCCCTCAAGGGAGCGCGGCTTGAGAGAAAGCAGAACCACGGGATACAGGTCCTCTGTTTCGGGACCGATCCTGCCGACCTGATCGAGCTTATCAACAAACCCGATTCCTATCTGGAATCGCTTCCCCCTTTTAAAAGACAGAAACTCATTCTTCTCTATCTGCTTTTCAACAACAGGGAAATAAAGATTTCCCATATGGCCAATACTTTTTTCATCAGCGACACTTCTGTGTGGAACGATCTGAATCAGATCGAAAAAAGCATCGGCGATAAAGATATAGCTCTGGAAAGGATGAAAGGCGTCGGAATCAGGCTGAGAGGCTCCGAATCCTACATCCGGATGAAATTTCTCTCAACCATGATGGAGGTTTTTTCCTCCCGGACCATAATACCTCATCTCTATTCACTCAAAGAGAGCCGTGAATCGACTCTGGAAATCAATCAGTTCAATATGCTTATGGAAAGGCTCCGTTTTCCCGTAGGAAACAGCGCGGTCCAGAAACAGATCCGCCGGGCCGTCTCCGCTCTGGGATACAGTTTTACCATGTCCGGCGAAGCACTCCTCTATTTCTATCTGCAGCTGACTCTCCACAGGATCAAGGCGGGAGCCATGATCGTACGCTACAACAGTTTTCGCTGCACACCGCTTTTTTTCAACCTGGCGCAGGATATTCTTTCCGATCTGCTGGAACGGGTTTTCAGCGGAGCCATACCGGAGGGAGAAATCGCCCAGCTGGGAATGATTCTCCAGGTATTGGAAATCGGAGATCTGAAATCGGTCAGGATCAGCAATTTCGAATCCATGATCGATGATGAAATCCGCGATCTGACGGCCCGGATGATCGAACGGTTCGGAGAACTGGATAAACAGCTCTATTACTTGAATCATCATATGGAGGAAGTGCTCAATCTGTCTCTGGCTTCCCTGGTCATAAGATTGGAAAACGGTGTTCCCTACTGGCACGGCGATTGGGGAAGCTCCTCGTCGGAAGAGTGGAGACGGGGCGAAAAAGAGGAATATCTCTCTAGTCTCCTCAAAGAGCGGTGCGGCCTTGATCCGTCGGGACGTGATCTGGAATACATACTCATTCTTTTTCAGTCCCTCATCATCAGTGAAAGCGAAGTGCCTCCCCGGCGAATCCGCTGTCTCGTCTGCTGTTTTGAAGGGATCGGTCTGGCTTCCTACCTTCAGTCAGTCCTGCAGAGAGAAATCAAGGGAATCAATATTATCGAAGCAACGGCAGTATTTAAAATCCGTCAGGAGTATATCGATGAAAAGGGGATTGAGCTGATTATTTCAACTTTTCCCATAAGCGATATCAATATCCCTGTCATCGATATCTCTCTACCGCTCAATAAGGAAAAAATCAAAAAAGAAGTGGCTTCACTTCTTCCCTTACTGGCGCCCGGGCGGGATTTCGAACCGGTGATTGCCGGGGAAGAGGTTTCATTTCAGGAAGTTCTCAATCTCATTCAGAATTTCATGATGTACCGGCTGGCTGAAGCTCCTGATATCGACCGGGTCATTTCCTCTCTATCGGCAGAGCTGACTGGCACCGGAAAAAAGGCGAAGAAACTGGAAAAAGATTTCCGCAGAAGAGAAGATCTGGGGACGCTGGAGTTCGAAGATTACGGAATCCGGGTTCTCCATTGCCGTTCCGCTGCTGTCGACGGACCGAAAGCTGGAGTTGTTGACTTCGAGGCTGATGATCGTGCCAGAATCCTCTTTATGGTGGCCCCTGATCCCTGTCCGGAACAGATCCGGAAGCTTCTGTCCGTCATAACCATCTCGTTTCTTGAAAACTCATCGTTCCGCCGCTCCATCATATCCGGGGCGCTGAAGGATATCCGAAAGAACCTGATGGATATATTTAAAGATGTTCTGTAG
- a CDS encoding TIGR03905 family TSCPD domain-containing protein: MKESFEVQGVCTARIDIELDGSAIKSVNFHRGCPGNLLGISKLVKGMEAEKVIELFEGSPCGMRQTSCPDQLAKSLKTMIAAKACCA, from the coding sequence ATGAAAGAAAGTTTTGAAGTTCAGGGTGTATGCACAGCCCGCATTGACATTGAACTTGATGGTAGCGCCATAAAAAGTGTAAATTTTCACAGAGGATGTCCCGGAAATCTTCTGGGGATTTCCAAGCTCGTCAAAGGAATGGAGGCGGAGAAGGTCATTGAGCTCTTTGAAGGATCTCCCTGCGGGATGAGGCAGACATCCTGCCCGGACCAGCTTGCCAAATCGCTGAAAACCATGATCGCGGCAAAAGCCTGCTGCGCATAA
- a CDS encoding DUF2804 domain-containing protein → MKIQKEITESLDLLDKRGHISSEGWGRKPFWNYRREDIKAPWFRIKEWDYYIILSDSMKKGISFTISDLGYAGLMAICWIDMEKGETRQADTLSLLPRGRITAGSGERKMTPDSGNMAFGDKVLTIRYETGEGSRKIIFHAPELPVPGEGKGIRGEIILQQPPDLESMNIATSWKENRRRFYYNRKINGMPASGFVETAANRYEFDPKRDTGTLDWGRGAWTYRNRWYWGSASGYINDKFFGFNIGYGFTDRTPATENVLFYGRKVHKLEEVTFHIDPDNYMAPWKFTSSDGRFELDFRPVVDRQSEVNLLLIRSVQHQVFGYFTGKVRLDDERELSLENFPGFAEDVYNRY, encoded by the coding sequence ATGAAAATACAGAAAGAAATTACAGAATCTCTCGATTTACTCGATAAAAGAGGTCATATATCCAGTGAAGGCTGGGGAAGAAAACCATTCTGGAACTATCGGAGAGAAGATATAAAGGCTCCCTGGTTCCGCATTAAAGAATGGGACTACTACATCATTCTTTCCGATTCCATGAAAAAGGGGATCAGCTTCACTATAAGCGATCTAGGTTATGCCGGTCTAATGGCTATCTGCTGGATCGATATGGAGAAAGGGGAAACCCGGCAGGCGGACACTCTTTCCCTTCTCCCCCGCGGCCGCATTACTGCGGGTAGCGGAGAGAGAAAGATGACACCTGATTCGGGGAACATGGCTTTCGGCGACAAGGTTCTGACTATCCGTTACGAAACAGGAGAAGGATCCAGAAAGATTATCTTCCATGCACCGGAACTCCCTGTTCCCGGTGAGGGTAAGGGAATTCGGGGAGAGATAATTCTACAGCAGCCCCCGGATCTGGAAAGCATGAATATCGCCACATCCTGGAAAGAAAACCGCAGGCGCTTTTACTACAACCGAAAGATAAATGGAATGCCCGCGTCCGGTTTTGTCGAAACGGCAGCAAACCGTTATGAGTTCGATCCGAAAAGGGACACGGGAACCCTGGACTGGGGTCGGGGAGCCTGGACATACCGGAACAGATGGTACTGGGGATCCGCAAGCGGTTATATAAATGATAAGTTTTTCGGCTTTAATATCGGATACGGCTTTACCGATAGAACGCCGGCGACGGAAAATGTGCTTTTCTATGGCAGGAAAGTTCATAAACTGGAAGAGGTGACATTTCACATTGATCCCGACAACTACATGGCTCCCTGGAAATTCACCAGCAGCGACGGCCGTTTCGAACTGGATTTCAGACCGGTAGTGGACAGGCAGTCCGAAGTGAATCTCCTTCTGATCCGCTCTGTCCAGCACCAGGTGTTCGGATATTTTACCGGGAAAGTCCGTCTTGATGATGAACGGGAACTCTCTCTGGAGAACTTTCCCGGTTTTGCGGAAGACGTTTATAACCGCTATTGA
- a CDS encoding NADH peroxidase: protein MGKKWICSVCGYIHTGDSAPEKCPQCGAPAAKFNAQSEGPMVFADEHVVGSAKDLDPEVVQGLRENFMGECTEVGMYIAMSRQADREGYPEIAEAFKRYAFEEADHASRFAELLGEVLVADTKANVKARAEAEHGACQGKKDLATLAKKLNYDAVHDTVHEMCKDEARHGKGFAGLYARYFA, encoded by the coding sequence ATGGGAAAAAAATGGATCTGCTCGGTTTGCGGTTATATTCACACAGGAGATTCCGCTCCGGAAAAATGTCCACAGTGCGGAGCTCCCGCTGCAAAGTTCAATGCCCAGTCTGAAGGGCCTATGGTTTTTGCCGATGAACATGTCGTCGGTTCTGCTAAAGACCTCGATCCTGAAGTTGTTCAGGGACTGAGAGAAAACTTTATGGGTGAATGCACGGAAGTGGGAATGTATATCGCCATGAGTCGTCAGGCTGACAGGGAAGGATATCCTGAGATCGCAGAAGCATTTAAGCGCTATGCCTTCGAAGAAGCCGATCATGCCTCCCGTTTTGCCGAACTCCTGGGAGAAGTTCTTGTAGCCGATACGAAAGCCAACGTCAAAGCCAGAGCCGAAGCTGAACACGGAGCCTGTCAGGGCAAGAAGGATCTCGCTACTTTAGCTAAAAAACTCAACTACGATGCCGTTCACGACACTGTACACGAAATGTGTAAAGACGAAGCCCGGCACGGAAAAGGTTTCGCCGGGCTGTACGCCAGGTATTTCGCTTAA
- a CDS encoding DOMON domain-containing protein encodes MKKVTVLSVFLFLLISILSAQSGYNKREQSGISFEWKIIGSQLQIRLSAPTEGWIAVGFNPSRMMKDADYKMAYVDGDVVVLEDHFGTGNISHKKDSDIGGTDDFQLISGSESNGTTTVEFTMPLNSGDEMDSVLSPGDEVKVLLAYANRDSLSRKHSRRTSLIINL; translated from the coding sequence ATGAAAAAGGTGACAGTTTTATCGGTTTTTCTCTTTCTTTTAATATCAATCCTCTCAGCTCAGAGCGGCTATAATAAAAGAGAACAATCGGGAATCAGCTTTGAATGGAAGATCATAGGCAGTCAGCTCCAGATACGCTTATCCGCTCCCACTGAGGGCTGGATTGCTGTGGGATTCAACCCTTCAAGAATGATGAAAGATGCAGATTATAAAATGGCTTATGTCGATGGCGACGTTGTAGTATTGGAAGATCATTTCGGGACGGGGAACATCAGTCACAAAAAAGATAGCGATATCGGCGGTACTGATGATTTTCAACTGATTTCAGGATCAGAGTCCAATGGAACGACCACTGTTGAGTTTACCATGCCCCTTAACAGCGGAGATGAAATGGATTCCGTTCTCTCTCCGGGAGACGAAGTTAAAGTTCTCCTGGCCTATGCAAACCGTGACAGTTTATCACGGAAACACAGCCGGAGAACTTCACTGATAATTAATCTTTAA
- a CDS encoding aminotransferase class I/II-fold pyridoxal phosphate-dependent enzyme, with protein MKPQMSRHFSNRKPSAIRLAQIKFAERKDNTKPVNTAIGNVSLPLHPAISERMFNLNKEDSPFKEGVVKYTATVGMEETNQAFLNIIASSGFSTEGLYSQVTNGGSQAMEMVILGVCGDAGSTDHPLLLIDAAYTNYNAMAARVGRRTVSVSRTLGEDGNFSLPSMEEIETVIEKEKPSAMVVIPYDNPTGQFYSLEAMKTLAEICVKHNIWMISDEAYRELFYTKDVTSSIWGVTDKDVPGIEGRRISIETSSKVWNGCGLRIGALVTDRKDFHEKSVAECTADLCSNAIGQYMFGALAHESHDALGKWYESQRNYYSKMLVSLTEEFKELVPGIIVSNPDASLYSVIDVRNVVDENFNAQDFVLFCAREGKVDIKGEELTLLVAPMAGFYSLPEGAPNPGRTQMRIAYVEKPERMALVPALFASLLEQYKQR; from the coding sequence ATGAAACCGCAAATGTCGAGACATTTCAGCAATAGAAAACCTTCGGCTATCAGATTGGCTCAGATAAAATTCGCCGAAAGAAAAGATAACACAAAGCCGGTTAATACGGCCATCGGGAATGTATCCCTTCCGCTCCATCCCGCAATTTCGGAACGCATGTTCAATCTGAACAAAGAGGACAGTCCCTTTAAGGAAGGAGTTGTAAAATACACCGCGACAGTGGGAATGGAAGAGACAAATCAGGCCTTTCTCAATATTATCGCGTCCAGTGGGTTTTCCACGGAAGGACTTTATTCCCAGGTGACCAACGGCGGATCCCAGGCCATGGAGATGGTGATTCTCGGCGTATGCGGAGATGCCGGATCAACGGACCATCCGCTGCTTCTCATTGATGCGGCCTATACCAATTATAACGCCATGGCGGCCCGCGTAGGCAGACGAACTGTTTCAGTATCAAGAACACTGGGCGAAGACGGAAACTTCTCTCTTCCCTCTATGGAGGAAATCGAGACTGTAATTGAAAAGGAAAAACCTTCGGCCATGGTTGTCATTCCCTACGACAATCCGACCGGACAGTTTTACAGCCTGGAGGCTATGAAAACTCTTGCAGAAATCTGCGTGAAACACAATATCTGGATGATCAGCGACGAAGCTTACAGGGAGCTGTTTTACACAAAGGATGTCACGTCAAGCATATGGGGTGTAACAGATAAAGATGTGCCGGGGATCGAAGGGCGGCGCATATCCATAGAAACCTCTTCCAAAGTATGGAACGGCTGCGGCCTGAGGATCGGGGCTCTTGTAACAGACAGAAAAGATTTTCATGAAAAGAGCGTTGCCGAATGTACTGCTGATCTCTGTTCAAACGCCATCGGACAGTATATGTTCGGGGCATTGGCCCATGAATCTCATGATGCTCTGGGGAAATGGTATGAGTCCCAGAGAAACTATTACAGCAAAATGCTTGTAAGCCTGACTGAAGAGTTCAAAGAACTGGTTCCCGGTATCATTGTCTCCAATCCCGATGCCTCTCTCTATTCCGTAATAGATGTGAGAAATGTGGTTGATGAAAATTTTAACGCCCAGGACTTTGTACTCTTCTGCGCCCGGGAAGGAAAAGTTGATATAAAAGGGGAAGAGCTGACTCTTCTGGTGGCTCCCATGGCCGGATTCTACAGCCTGCCCGAAGGAGCCCCCAATCCCGGCAGAACGCAGATGCGCATAGCCTATGTGGAAAAACCGGAAAGAATGGCTCTGGTTCCCGCACTTTTCGCATCCCTGCTGGAACAGTATAAACAGAGATAA
- a CDS encoding PEGA domain-containing protein, whose translation MNKNIIRFFTICMLAGLVAGLPAQTTRRGTTFQLSVTANVRANVLVQSRDNRSFSPIKGTTNLNVALPAGTYTIEISAPGYPAQSRVVVMDRNRAENFTFQTQRRSAGAQLNITSNVNGARVDISGPRSISGTAPFRMELPQGSYTVSVSAPGYSSQTQTVNLQRNENLHFNLQQPLATIQVIIPNESLNRTINNAMSQISIYDNGILMNSTVFTIQPGQHTIQVRSGGFATQSTIIAEAGRTYTIRPILSLIIE comes from the coding sequence ATGAACAAAAACATCATACGGTTTTTTACAATATGCATGCTGGCCGGGCTGGTCGCAGGGTTGCCGGCTCAAACGACAAGAAGAGGAACAACGTTTCAGCTGTCGGTAACGGCAAATGTGAGAGCCAATGTCCTCGTACAATCGAGAGATAACCGAAGCTTCTCGCCCATAAAAGGCACGACCAATTTGAATGTCGCCCTTCCGGCCGGCACATATACGATCGAAATCTCCGCTCCCGGTTACCCGGCCCAGTCTAGAGTTGTCGTCATGGACAGAAACAGGGCGGAAAATTTTACGTTTCAAACCCAGCGACGATCGGCTGGCGCCCAGTTAAACATCACTTCCAATGTGAATGGAGCCCGGGTGGACATCAGCGGCCCCAGAAGTATTTCCGGCACGGCTCCCTTCAGGATGGAACTTCCCCAGGGCAGCTATACGGTTTCCGTTTCCGCGCCGGGCTATTCGAGCCAGACTCAAACCGTCAACCTTCAGCGCAATGAGAATCTCCACTTCAATCTCCAGCAGCCTCTCGCTACGATACAGGTGATCATCCCCAATGAGAGCCTCAACAGAACGATCAATAATGCCATGTCGCAGATCAGCATTTACGACAACGGGATATTAATGAACAGTACGGTTTTTACCATACAGCCGGGACAGCATACCATTCAGGTAAGATCCGGAGGATTTGCCACGCAGTCCACGATTATTGCCGAGGCGGGTCGGACCTATACGATAAGGCCGATACTGTCTCTTATAATTGAATGA
- the rd gene encoding rubredoxin — translation MKKYVCDVCGYVYDPAVGDPDNGVAAGTAFEDLPEDWECPECGVGKEDFSPED, via the coding sequence ATGAAAAAGTATGTATGTGATGTTTGTGGTTATGTTTATGATCCTGCTGTAGGAGATCCTGATAACGGTGTTGCAGCCGGTACAGCATTTGAAGATCTTCCCGAGGATTGGGAATGTCCTGAATGCGGAGTTGGCAAAGAAGATTTTTCACCGGAGGATTAA
- a CDS encoding UPF0280 family protein, with protein MKRHFREFHYKEAHFHILTSSWDPVTEFILSERLRLEAFILSHPLFGESLEPVSISPADKQPESVRRMIEASLATGLGPMAAVAGTMAQLAAEISADMGSPETIVENGGDIYVDCREDVTLGLYPGRNSPFSNLALRILPEFMPLGVCTSSGRMGHSLSFGDCDILTVFSKNASLADAAATLGCNSIRSKEDMEPVLNRLLEIPGIEGALAIRDGDFGAAGRIPELVKNSDPEILNKVSRDETSNFQ; from the coding sequence ATGAAGAGGCATTTCAGAGAATTCCATTACAAGGAAGCCCATTTTCATATTCTCACTTCCTCCTGGGATCCGGTGACGGAATTCATTCTGTCTGAAAGGCTCAGATTGGAAGCCTTTATTTTATCTCATCCCCTATTCGGAGAATCTCTGGAGCCTGTCAGTATCTCCCCGGCAGATAAACAACCTGAATCTGTGCGGAGAATGATCGAAGCTTCTCTTGCCACAGGTCTGGGGCCGATGGCTGCTGTGGCCGGTACAATGGCTCAGCTGGCTGCTGAAATCTCGGCCGATATGGGGAGTCCCGAGACGATAGTGGAAAATGGCGGCGATATATATGTCGACTGCAGGGAAGATGTCACTCTGGGATTGTATCCCGGAAGAAACAGCCCCTTTTCCAATCTGGCGCTGCGCATTCTTCCCGAATTCATGCCGCTGGGTGTCTGCACCTCTTCCGGGCGGATGGGACACTCCCTCAGTTTCGGAGACTGCGATATCCTTACGGTTTTCTCGAAGAACGCTTCGCTAGCCGATGCCGCGGCCACTCTGGGATGCAATAGCATCCGCTCGAAAGAGGACATGGAGCCGGTATTGAACCGGCTCCTGGAAATACCCGGTATCGAGGGGGCTCTGGCTATCAGGGATGGTGATTTCGGAGCTGCGGGTCGAATCCCCGAATTGGTAAAAAACAGCGACCCGGAAATCCTGAATAAAGTGTCCCGCGATGAGACTTCGAATTTTCAATAG
- a CDS encoding 4Fe-4S binding protein, giving the protein MSDNITKKIMLYFPECETESPIVYHLVKDYDLMINIFRAKVTPEEEGYLVLDITGSDGNIHQATEWLQSLGIIVNETDKGVKWDQNRCVQCGSCVPHCPTGALSIPDRSTMEIRFESNKCIECLSCIKVCPYEAVTSIF; this is encoded by the coding sequence ATGTCTGATAATATCACCAAAAAGATCATGCTTTATTTTCCAGAATGCGAAACCGAAAGCCCCATAGTCTATCATCTTGTCAAAGATTACGATCTGATGATAAATATCTTCCGCGCTAAAGTGACTCCCGAAGAAGAAGGGTATCTCGTACTGGATATAACCGGTTCGGATGGGAATATCCACCAGGCTACCGAATGGCTTCAGTCTCTGGGGATCATTGTCAATGAGACAGATAAAGGTGTGAAATGGGATCAGAACCGCTGCGTTCAATGCGGCAGCTGCGTTCCTCACTGCCCCACAGGAGCTCTCTCCATTCCCGATAGATCGACAATGGAAATACGTTTCGAGTCAAATAAATGTATTGAATGTTTAAGCTGTATAAAAGTCTGTCCTTACGAAGCGGTTACGTCAATTTTCTGA
- a CDS encoding homocysteine biosynthesis protein, with product MKTVAEINEKISSGRAVVLTAEEVIDYVDKKGLEQAAKEVDVVTTATFGPMCSSGCFLNFGHSKPKIRITEAWLDDVSAYSGIAAVDLYLGATQLRHNDPANLDYPGDFRFGGGHVMEKLIAGKEVQLFALSYGTDDYPGRELRTRFTIDDLNQAVMVNPRNCYQNYNVAINASDKPIYTYLGYLKPHMKNCGYSSAGQLSPLLNDPFYRTIGVGTRVWLAGAQGHVYSEGTQHSPTCERGVLGVPSEGAGTLALTADMKKMNPEFVRGVSLKGYGVSLSLGVGIPIPILDEDMLKQTTIRDRDIKAQVIDYSTDYPQRTGKVLGTVNYEELKSGTIELNGQKVETGSLSSYAGARKIAAILQEEIRSGKFLLSQPISPLPFEQSMKPMKEIG from the coding sequence ATGAAGACCGTAGCAGAAATCAATGAGAAAATCAGTTCTGGCCGGGCCGTAGTCCTTACCGCCGAAGAAGTTATCGATTATGTGGATAAAAAAGGGCTGGAACAGGCCGCAAAAGAAGTCGATGTCGTCACAACGGCTACCTTCGGGCCTATGTGTTCCTCCGGCTGCTTTCTAAACTTCGGACACAGTAAGCCTAAGATCCGTATTACCGAAGCCTGGCTTGATGATGTGAGCGCCTACAGCGGAATCGCCGCGGTCGACCTCTATCTCGGGGCAACGCAACTACGGCATAACGATCCTGCCAATCTCGATTACCCCGGCGACTTCCGCTTCGGAGGCGGCCATGTCATGGAAAAACTCATCGCCGGAAAGGAAGTTCAGCTTTTCGCTCTTTCCTACGGGACCGATGATTACCCCGGACGGGAGCTTCGGACCAGGTTTACCATAGATGATCTCAACCAGGCGGTTATGGTCAATCCGCGAAACTGCTACCAGAATTACAATGTCGCCATTAACGCTTCGGACAAACCGATCTATACCTATCTGGGATATCTGAAGCCCCATATGAAAAACTGCGGTTATTCCAGTGCCGGACAATTATCTCCTCTTTTGAACGATCCCTTCTACAGAACCATCGGCGTCGGTACCAGGGTCTGGCTGGCAGGAGCGCAGGGGCATGTCTATTCAGAAGGAACGCAGCATTCTCCGACATGCGAAAGAGGTGTTCTCGGAGTACCTTCCGAAGGGGCCGGAACGCTGGCACTGACTGCTGACATGAAAAAAATGAATCCCGAATTCGTCCGCGGAGTCAGCCTGAAAGGTTACGGGGTCTCGCTGTCTCTGGGGGTGGGGATCCCGATTCCCATTCTCGATGAGGACATGCTGAAGCAGACGACGATCCGCGACAGAGACATTAAAGCCCAGGTTATCGATTACTCAACCGACTATCCGCAGAGAACGGGAAAGGTTCTGGGCACGGTCAATTACGAAGAGCTTAAATCCGGTACCATAGAACTGAACGGTCAGAAAGTCGAAACGGGAAGTCTTTCCTCTTATGCCGGAGCGAGAAAAATCGCGGCCATTCTTCAGGAAGAGATCCGCTCGGGAAAATTCCTGCTTTCCCAGCCGATATCACCGCTTCCCTTTGAACAATCGATGAAACCCATGAAGGAAATCGGGTAG
- a CDS encoding FprA family A-type flavoprotein translates to MKKAVKITDGIFRLGSNIENGDFFEGMWPIPDGVSLNSYIVKGDKIALIDLVDDWDNAPSDLKEQLESIPVDPSEIDYLILNHLEPDHTGWLEDFLKAAPSVELVTNKKGAALIEGFYGITDNVKVIDSGDTIDLGQGKNLEFHNIPNVHWPETMITFEKNSGVLFSCDAFGSYGSIGDSVFDDEISEEEHNLFDVESLRYYANIVGSFSKFVLRAIDKLSDFDIKVIAPSHGIIWRDNPGEIIERYRKFASYLEGPAEEEITVIWGSMYGNTEKVLHSVIKGIRSEGVPVHVHKVPEVNVSWPLASAWKSKGLVFGMPTYEYKMFPPIAAVLNMFSLKHVQNKTVFRFGSYGWSGGAQKDFDAATADMKWDFIDPVEWKGKASEEVHQLAFERGAELARSIKNQ, encoded by the coding sequence TTGAAGAAAGCTGTAAAGATTACAGACGGAATTTTCAGACTTGGATCCAATATAGAAAACGGAGACTTCTTCGAGGGGATGTGGCCCATCCCCGACGGGGTCTCCCTGAACAGTTATATTGTCAAAGGGGATAAGATCGCCCTGATCGACCTGGTCGATGACTGGGACAACGCCCCTTCCGATTTAAAGGAACAGCTTGAGTCCATACCTGTTGATCCCTCTGAAATAGATTATCTCATTCTCAATCACCTGGAACCGGATCATACGGGCTGGCTTGAAGATTTTTTAAAAGCCGCTCCTTCTGTCGAACTGGTAACCAACAAAAAGGGAGCCGCTCTGATAGAAGGTTTTTACGGTATCACCGATAATGTGAAAGTCATCGATTCCGGCGATACCATCGACCTCGGACAGGGTAAAAATCTCGAGTTTCATAATATCCCCAACGTCCATTGGCCCGAGACTATGATCACATTCGAAAAAAACTCGGGAGTACTATTCTCCTGCGATGCTTTCGGATCATACGGATCGATTGGTGATTCTGTTTTTGACGACGAAATCTCTGAAGAGGAACACAACCTCTTCGATGTGGAATCTCTCCGTTATTATGCCAATATCGTCGGGAGTTTTTCAAAATTCGTATTAAGAGCCATCGACAAACTTTCCGATTTCGACATCAAAGTGATTGCCCCCTCCCACGGTATAATCTGGCGGGACAATCCCGGTGAGATCATAGAGCGATATAGAAAATTCGCCTCTTATCTCGAAGGTCCGGCGGAAGAGGAAATTACCGTTATCTGGGGTAGCATGTATGGCAACACCGAGAAGGTACTCCATTCCGTGATCAAAGGTATCCGCTCGGAAGGCGTACCTGTTCATGTGCATAAAGTACCCGAAGTTAATGTCTCATGGCCTCTGGCCTCGGCATGGAAATCGAAAGGTCTTGTATTCGGTATGCCTACATACGAGTATAAAATGTTTCCGCCCATAGCGGCTGTATTGAATATGTTCAGCTTAAAGCACGTACAGAACAAGACAGTCTTCCGATTCGGATCCTATGGCTGGAGCGGGGGAGCGCAGAAAGACTTTGACGCCGCGACCGCAGATATGAAATGGGATTTTATCGATCCTGTCGAGTGGAAGGGGAAGGCATCGGAAGAAGTTCATCAGCTCGCTTTTGAAAGGGGCGCTGAACTGGCCCGGAGTATTAAAAATCAATAA